Proteins co-encoded in one Brassica rapa cultivar Chiifu-401-42 chromosome A02, CAAS_Brap_v3.01, whole genome shotgun sequence genomic window:
- the LOC108870591 gene encoding uncharacterized protein LOC108870591 has translation MEMPEATRRGKRGLEMEMTETTRRGFVFLSLSNPDKRLHVVEGSIRCEIQQEDSNSRRIQVNDKHVIFFVECDGSGVKFVHAAAKTVSLGRGLRIFACGPSNGVERWSVHRIWRFLSLADLQKMIFRFTSRHISELKAIANSEVAGSDVDLKISSFQAVLAHMWRSIIRKSGLNPEEVTHCNMRQRLNPPIGLATATTTAGEMLNNGLG, from the exons ATGGAGATGCCGGAGGCGACGAGGAGAGGTAAGAGAGGGTTGGAGATGGAGATGACGGAGACGACGAGGAGAGGTTTTGTGTTTCTGTCGTTGTCGAACCCCGACAAAAG ACTCCACGTCGTGGAAGGATCGATCCGATGCGAGATTCAGCAAGAGGATTCGAACTCCCGGCGCATTCAGGTAAATGATAAACATGTGATATTTTTCGTAGAATGCGATGGTTCAGGTGTCAAATTCGTGCATGCAGCGGCTAAAACTGTCTCG CTAGGAAGAGGTCTCAGAATCTTTGCTTGCGGTCCAAGTAACGGAGTTGAAAGATGGAGTGTTCATCGGATATGGCGTTTCTTATCGTTGGCGGATCTACAAAAGATGATATTTCGGTTCACGAGTAGACATATATCTGAGCTCAAAGCGATAGCCAACAGCGAGGTTGCTGGTTCTGATGTGGATCTGAAAATCTCTTCGTTTCAAGCTGTGTTGGCCCATATGTGGCGATCGATAATCAGAAAGAGTGGGCTCAACCCGGAAGAAGTGACTCATTGCAATATGAGACAGAGACTAAACCCTCCAATCGGATTGGCGACAGCCACCACAACCGCTGGAGAAATGCTTAACAATGGACTGGGCTGA
- the LOC117132014 gene encoding uncharacterized protein LOC117132014, producing MSDPLSDEGLIHEINVKLLKHYKEEEEFWKQRSRNLWLTLGDSNTGYFHAITKIRKAKNRMSVLEDEDGIPQYEEEQISTVICKFYSDLFTSNNFDGTQTISKALKPCVIQKQNEDLIKIPTTEEIKEATFSIHADKAPGPDGFSASFFQSNWEVLAPAITKEIQSFFTTGTLAQTINKTYVRLIPKSLDAKRVEDYRPIALCNVYYKIISKLLSLRLKPVLSSIISENQSAFIPGRIISDNVLITHEVLQFLKTSKAVKKCTMAVKTDMSKAYDRVEWKFIEQVLRRLGFHEIWTNWLLQCISTVSYSYLINDTVYGLVQPYRGIRQGDPLSPYLFILSGEVLSGLCRRAEQEGSLYGIKVARGCPRVNHLLFADDTMFFTQASAKSSRALMAILHEYGNASGQQINTAKSAVTFSSKTPPEVKEATKVILGISKEGGLGMYLGLPEHFGRRKKDLFTSVVDRIRQRAVSLSTRRLSRAGKMTMLKSVLTAIPTHTMSCFQIPVSLCKRIQSVLTRFWWDGPEGNKKMCWVSWDKLTKPKAEGGLGFRDIQLFNQALLAKVAWRIITVPNCLLARILTGKYCKNQSFLNVANPSVASHGWRGILWGRELLKEKLGKSIGNGQTTRVWQDVWISLDDQVKPCGPIKEADLDLTVADLLTTELQWNTKRIKEVLPELEAQIKGLHPSELGAEDKIIWQPLPSGVYSTKSGYYAATLKTLQPTTNPFVPEVNWIKDVWMDSISPKLKLFMWTILHNALPLGENLKRRGLLVNTKCPRCDEEETTLHIFFECDFAKKVWELIPLKNAVHLAAGETFHGAINIFRRLVCLPPTGISGDVLPWVCWILWTSRNNLIFENRRFSPEETATKGLALAREWNVAQNKEKAPKEVPKITHQRNQQKDVGLDSNETIRCTTDAAWEKDTQRAGLAWTFEGQGLPDRLQGSAIQHSVSSPLIAEAVAMRSALRKALALGFHKIKAFTDNLTLVRAINSNLQRKEIVGIIYDIRMISSEFASISISHFPRSENFRSDSLAKATIRSSLCFNSALVL from the coding sequence ATGTCGGATCCCCTCTCGGACGAAGGCCTGATTCATGAGATCAATGTTAAACTCTTGAAACATTACAAGGAGGAAGAGGAATTCTGGAAACAACGCAGTAGGAACCTATGGCTAACATTAGGAGACTCGAACACGGGCTATTTTCATGCGATTACCAAGATCAGAAAGGCAAAGAACAGAATGTCAGTTCTAGAAGATGAGGATGGGATACCTCAATACGAAGAAGAACAGATCTCAACAGTCATCTGCAAGTTCTACTCTGATCTCTTCACGTCAAACAATTTTGATGGAACGCAGACAATCTCAAAAGCCCTGAAACCATGCGTGATCCAGAAGCAAAATGAGGATCTTATTAAGATTCCAACAACAGAAGAGATCAAAGAGGCTACCTTCTCAATCCATGCAGATAAAGCACCAGGGCCTGATGGCTTTTCAGCTAGTTTCTTTCAATCAAACTGGGAGGTGCTAGCCCCAGCAATCACGAAGGAGATTCAGAGCTTCTTCACCACGGGGACACTCGCACAGACAATAAACAAAACTTATGTCAGACTAATCCCCAAGTCATTGGATGCAAAAAGAGTAGAAGATTATAGACCAATTGCTCTGTGCAATGTCTATTATAAGATCATCTCGAAGCTACTATCTCTACGTCTAAAGCCAGTCCTAAGCTCAATCATCTCAGAAAACCAGTCAGCGTTTATTCCAGGAAGGATCATCTCAGACAACGTTTTAATAACCCACGAAGTTCTACAATTCCTAAAGACCTCCAAAGCAGTCAAGAAATGCACAATGGCAGTGAAGACGGATATGTCGAAAGCATACGACAGAGTAGAGTGGAAATTCATTGAACAAGTGCTGAGAAGACTGGGTTTCCATGAAATATGGACTAACTGGCTACTACAATGCATCTCAACGGTTTCCTATTCCTATCTCATCAATGACACAGTGTATGGTTTAGTACAACCTTACCGAGGAATACGCCAGGGAGATCCCTTGTCCCCATATCTCTTCATTCTGTCCGGAGAGGTCCTTTCAGGCCTGTGCAGGAGAGCAGAACAGGAAGGCTCACTCTATGGAATCAAAGTGGCCCGGGGATGCCCTAGAGTCAATCATCTGCTTTTCGCAGATGACACAATGTTCTTCACGCAAGCCTCAGCAAAAAGTAGCAGGGCCCTGATGGCGATACTTCACGAGTATGGTAACGCATCAGGACAACAGATAAATACAGCGAAGTCAGCGGTCACCTTTTCCTCAAAAACGCCACCTGAAGTCAAAGAAGCCACGAAAGTAATACTCGGGATCAGTAAGGAAGGGGGGCTTGGTATGTATCTAGGCCTACCAGAGCATTTCgggagaagaaagaaagatcttTTCACCTCAGTAGTCGACAGGATTCGCCAAAGGGCAGTTAGTCTCTCCACAAGGCGCTTGTCGAGAGCAGGGAAGATGACAATGCTAAAGTCGGTCCTCACTGCAATCCCAACCCACACCATGTCGTGCTTCCAAATCCCAGTCAGCCTCTGCAAAAGAATTCAAAGTGTGTTAACGAGATTTTGGTGGGACGGCCCAGAGGGTAACAAGAAAATGTGCTGGGTGTCTTGGGACAAGCTAACTAAACCAAAAGCAGAAGGGGGGTTAGGCTTCAGAGACATACAACTGTTCAACCAAGCTCTCTTAGCAAAAGTGGCATGGAGAATCATCACAGTGCCTAATTGCCTACTAGCCAGGATACTAACAGGAAAATACTGCAAAAATCAGAGTTTCCTAAATGTAGCTAACCCCAGTGTTGCATCACATGGATGGAGAGGCATTCTCTGGGGGAGAGAACTCCTAAAGGAAAAGCTAGGGAAGAGTATTGGAAATGGACAGACTACAAGAGTCTGGCAAGATGTCTGGATCTCTCTGGATGATCAAGTGAAACCGTGTGGTCCAATTAAAGAAGCAGATTTAGACCTTACAGTAGCAGACCTACTAACCACGGAACTACAATGGAACACCAAGAGAATCAAAGAGGTCTTACCAGAACTGGAGGCACAAATAAAAGGCCTGCACCCGAGTGAACTTGGAGCAGAGGACAAGATAATATGGCAACCACTCCCTTCTGGAGTCTACTCCACAAAATCCGGGTACTATGCGGCAACTCTGAAGACCCTACAGCCAACGACAAATCCCTTTGTTCCGGAGGTGAACTGGATCAAAGATGTTTGGATGGACTCGATCTCCCCCAAGCTGAAGCTCTTCATGTGGACAATCCTCCACAACGCCTTGCCCTTAGGAGAGAATCTGAAGCGAAGAGGCCTATTAGTAAACACCAAGTGCCCAAGATGCGATGAGGAAGAAACTACATTGCATATCTTCTTTGAATGCGATTTTGCTAAGAAGGTGTGGGAGTTGATACCTCTGAAGAATGCAGTTCACCTAGCTGCGGGGGAAACTTTCCACGGAGCGATAAACATCTTCAGGAGACTAGTCTGCCTTCCCCCTACTGGAATTTCAGGAGACGTACTACCTTGGGTATGCTGGATTCTCTGGACCTCCAGAAACAACCTCATCTTCGAGAACAGAAGATTCTCACCTGAGGAAACAGCCACAAAAGGATTAGCACTAGCGAGAGAATGGAACGTAGCACAAAACAAAGAGAAAGCACCAAAGGAGGTACCCAAGATCACGCACCAGAGGAATCAACAAAAGGACGTGGGCCTAGACAGCAACGAGACCATCAGATGCACAACAGACGCGGCTTGGGAAAAAGACACCCAACGGGCAGGCTTGGCTTGGACTTTCGAAGGACAAGGACTCCCAGATCGGCTCCAAGGCTCCGCGATCCAACACTCCGTCAGCTCACCACTGATTGCTGAAGCAGTAGCGATGCGATCAGCACTAAGGAAGGCCCTGGCTTTGGGTTTCCACAAGATCAAGGCCTTCACCGATAACCTAACGCTCGTCAGAGCAATCAACAGCAACCTCCAGAGAAAAGAAATCGTCGGCATCATCTACGATATACGCATGATTTCCTCTGAATTTGCATCTATCTCTATCTCTCATTTTCCTAGATCCGAAAACTTTCGTTCGGATTCTTTAGCTAAGGCGACCATTCGATCGTCTCTTTGTTTCAACTCAGCTTTAGTGTTGTAA
- the LOC103849804 gene encoding receptor-like serine/threonine-protein kinase SD1-8: MKGAQSTCHHSYTLSLLLVSILLFHHPTVSVDVNTLSSTESLTISSNRTLVSPGGVFELGFFKPSALQRWYLGIWYRKVFDQKTYAWVANRDNPLSNSIGTLKISGNNLVLLGHSVLWSSNLTRGNVSSPVVAELLPNGNFVMRYSNKSGFLWQSFDFPTDTLLPGMKLGYHRKTGRSRFLTSWRSSDDPSSGYFTYELDTRRGLPEFFVMYNDIELYRGGPWNGIEFSGISKPKDQELYYNYTDNSEEVTYTFLSANQSIYSRFTIVYYGSLYLSTWIPPSSGWRDFDALPTAECDYYNICGPNAYCKLNNTCHCLEGFDPMNPRQWSARERSEGCVRRTPLSCSGNRFLLLKKTKLPDTKMASFDRRINLKKCEERCLRDCTCTSFAAADVRNGGTGCVMWTRQLNDTRTYSIGGQDLYVKLAAADTVFSSDEERDRNGKKIGWSVGVSLMLILSVIVFCFWKRRQKQAKPAATPIVQNQGLMIGVVLPRQIPSRRNLSEENAVEDLELPLMEFEAVLTATEHFSNCNKVGEGGFGAVYKGRLLDGQEIAVKRLSEMSAQGTNEFMNEVRLIARLQHINLVRLLGCCVDEGEKILIYEYLENLSLDSHLFGLTRSSMLNWQMRFDIINGIARGILYLHRDSSIRIIHRDLKASNILLDKDMTPKISDFGMARIFGRDETEANTRKVVGTYGYMSPEYAMEGIFSMKSDVFSFGVLLLEIISGKRNKGFNNLGRDNNLLDCVWRNWKEGQGLEIVDTVIIDSSSPTFRPRDIQRCLQIGLLCVQARPDDRPIMSAVVFMLESEAADIPQPKPPGYCVIGNYSTWSKQRDRESCTVNQITMSIIDAR; encoded by the exons atgaaagGTGCACAGAGCACATGCCACCATTCTTACACCTTGTCGTTATTGCTCGTCTCGATTCTACTATTTCATCATCCTACCGTTTCGGTCGATGTCAACACTTTGTCGTCCACAGAATCTCTTACAATCTCAAGCAACAGAACACTTGTTTCTCCCGGCGGAGTCTTCGAGCTTGGTTTCTTCAAACCATCGGCGCTCCAGCGTTGGTATTTGGGAATATGGTATAGAAAAGTCTTTGATCAGAAAACCTACGCATGGGTCGCCAACCGAGACAACCCTCTGTCCAATTCCATTGGAACCCTCAAAATCTCTGGCAACAATCTTGTCCTGCTAGGTCACTCTGTTTTGTGGTCCTCGAATCTTACTAGAGGAAATGTTAGTTCTCCGGTGGTAGCAGAGCTTCTTCCCAACGGTAATTTTGTAATGAGATACTCCAACAAAAGTGGATTCTTGTGGCAGAGTTTCGATTTTCCGACGGATACTTTACTTCCGGGGATGAAACTAGGTTACCATCGCAAAACAGGGCGCAGCAGGTTCCTCACATCATGGAGAAGTTCTGATGATCCCTCAAGCGGGTATTTCACGTACGAACTCGACACTCGAAGGGGCTTGCCCGAATTCTTTGTGATGTATAACGATATTGAACTGTATCGGGGCGGTCCGTGGAATGGAATCGAGTTTAGTGGCATATCGAAGCCTAAGGATCAAGAACTATATTACAATTACACGGATAACAGTGAGGAGGTCACGTACACGTTCCTTAGTGCCAACCAAAGCATCTACTCTAGATTTACCATCGTTTACTATGGGTCCCTCTATCTATCCACGTGGATCCCGCCATCATCTGGATGGAGGGATTTCGATGCTTTACCAACGGCAGAATGCGATTATTATAATATCTGTGGACCCAATGCTTATTGTAAGTTAAACAATACATGTCACTGTTTGGAAGGGTTCGACCCCATGAACCCGCGGCAGTGGAGCGCGAGAGAACGATCAGAAGGGTGTGTGAGGAGGACACCGCTGAGTTGCAGCGGAAATAGGTTTTTATTGCTTAAGAAGACGAAACTTCCAGATACCAAGATGGCTAGTTTTGATCGGAGAATTAACTTGAAGAAATGTGAAGAGAGGTGCCTTAGGGATTGTACCTGTACTTCGTTCGCGGCTGCGGATGTTCGAAATGGCGGAACGGGTTGTGTGATGTGGACCAGGCAGCTTAATGATACCCGGACTTACTCCATCGGTGGTCAAGATCTCTATGTCAAATTGGCTGCTGCTGATACAG TTTTTTCCTCGGACGAGGAGAGAGACagaaatggaaaaaaaatagGTTGGAGTGTAGGAGTCAGCTTAATGCTTATTCTGAGTGTTATCGTGTTCTGCTTTTGGAAAAGGAGACAGAAGCAAGCAAAACCAGCTGCAACACCTATAG TTCAAAACCAAGGTCTAATGATCGGGGTGGTATTACCAAGACAAATACCATCCCGGAGAAACTTGTCTGAAGAGAACGCGGTAGAAGATTTGGAACTTCCATTGATGGAGTTTGAAGCTGTTCTCACAGCCACCGAACATTTTTCTAACTGTAACAAAGTTGGAGAAGGTGGCTTCGGCGCTGTTTACAAG GGAAGGTTACTTGACGGGCAAGAAATTGCGGTGAAGAGACTATCAGAAATGTCAGCTCAAGGTACCAATGAATTCATGAATGAAGTCAGGCTAATTGCAAGGCTTCAGCACATAAACCTTGTACGGCTTCTTGGATGTTGCGTTGATGAGGGAGAGAAGATCTTGATCTACGAGTACTTGGAGAATCTAAGCCTCGATTCTCATCTCTTTG GTTTAACCAGAAGCAGTATGCTAAATTGGCAAATGAGATTTGATATCATCAATGGTATTGCTCGAGGAATTCTCTATCTTCACCGAGATTCATCCATTCGAATCATCCATAGGGATTTGAAAGCAAGCAACATCTTGCTTGACAAAGATATGACTCCAAAAATTTCGGACTTCGGAATGGCTAGGATCTTTGGACGAGATGAGACGGAAGCTAACACAAGGAAGGTGGTCGGAACTTA CGGCTACATGTCCCCAGAATACGCTATGGAAGGGATATTCTCTATGAAGTCAGATGTCTTCAGTTTTGGAGTCTTGCTTCTTGAAATTATAAGTGGCAAGAGGAATAAAGGATTCAACAACTTGGGCCGTGACAACAATCTTCTCGATTGT GTGTGGAGGAATTGGAAAGAAGGTCAAGGTCTAGAGATTGTAGACACGGTCATCATAGATTCTTCATCACCAACGTTCAGGCCACGTGATATCCAAAGGTGTTTACAAATTGGCCTCTTGTGTGTTCAAGCCCGTCCAGATGATAGACCAATTATGTCGGCAGTTGTTTTCATGCTGGAAAGCGAAGCAGCAGATATTCCTCAACCTAAACCGCCAGGTTATTGCGTCATAGGAAATTATTCGACTTGGAGTAAACAGCGAGACCGTGAATCTTGCACAGTGAACCAGATCACCATGTCGATTATAGACGCTAGGTAA
- the LOC117131884 gene encoding uncharacterized protein LOC117131884 — MPATKSTKRKSHVNPPCVLDTMDVGPSTKRTKDTEHVNGCHTSETVVSHNIAILGLVESVKNLTAKIDGIDVIVADKVSEKLDATIQAKVDAKVGLYKDEVMMKIAMLVEDVKNLKKKAGVNIPIDVANSNDHNSIVPEEDDASSNELSWMLQKKINSQDGLPIECVVKKEKKKTMVKPERKTTDVKNKGKKAEVPVKKVKKEKAFVIPELNDKSISSGDWKNHLEWEKSNKCRQVMQELASTLEKVKLKRKPHLTKTQVWPFVGNSTVKRIITGVTPSTVSYDPFAKVESQKLVKVMDFIKRDLEQEESGYGEFCAQFYLKIMVPRDEWPTDKYGWLSDSHIAAAMLMFHRRSMQSLSPYSSSRVAFLDRWFVKSWVNDFEKQDKKKIEVSDMYIKAFNGEYPEQFVTGKKWYEDVDTLFLCHHVNGDHWVALRIDLRKSTIHVYDSIPSVVKEHKDLTEECRPFMKMIPLVLNKMLPPNSGRKKTEQQFALRRHKDAPRNDDPGDCGVYSLKYIECLAIGCTFQGLSDTIIPEQRMKLAAEIYEEVAEVDAEA; from the exons ATGCCTGCTACGAAATCGACAAAGAGAAAAAGTCACGTGAACCCACCTTGTGTTCTTGATACCATGGATGTGGGTCCTTCTACTAAGCGAACGAAGGACACAGAACATGTCAATGGTTGCCACACATCAGAAACG GTTGTATCTCACAACATCGCCATACTTGGGTTGGTTGAGTCGGTGAAGAACCTGACTGCAAAAATTGATGGAATAGATGTTATTGTAGCTGACAAGGTTAGCGAGAAACTGGACGCAACCATACAAGCTAAAGTGGATGCTAAGGTGGGTTTATATAAGGATGAGGTAATGATGAAGATTGCCATGTTGGTGGAAGACGTAAAGAATCTTAAAAAGAAGGCTGGTGTCAACATTCCTATCGATGTAGCTAACTCCAATGATCACAACTCCATTGTGCCAGAAGAGGATGATGCTTCTAGCAATGAGTTG TCATGGATGCTTCAGAAGAAGATAAATTCACAAGATGGTTTACCAATCGAATGTGTTgttaaaaaggagaaaaagaagACGATGGTGAAGCCGGAGCGTAAGACCACTGATGTGAAAAataaagggaagaaagctgaaGTGCCAGTGAAGAAAGTGAAGAAGGAGAAAGCATTTGTCATCCCAGAACTAAATGACAAATCTATTTCTTCAGGAGATTGGAAGAATCATTTGGAGTGGGAAAAGAGTAATAAGTGTAGACAAGTGATGCAAGAACTTGCTTCAACTTTGGAGAAGGTAAAGCTCAAACGAAAACCCCACTTGACAAAGACTCAAGTATGGCCGTTTGTAGGGAACTCAACTGTCAAGCGTATAATCACTGGCGTCACTCCATCTACGGTGTCGTACGACCCATTTGCTAAAGTTGAGTCACAGAAATTGGTGAAAGTTATGGACTTTATTAAGCGAGATTT GGAACAAGAGGAATCTGGATATGGTGAGTTTTGCGCTCAGTTTTACTTAAAGATAATGGTGCCAAGAGATGAGTGGCCAACAGATAAGTACGGCTGGCTGTCTGACTCG CACATTGCCGCAGCGATGCTCATGTTTCACAGACGTTCCATGCAATCCTTATCTCCATATTCTTCATCTCGAGTTGCATTTCTAGATCGGTGGTTCGTGAAGTCATGGGTTAATGACTTCGAAAAACAGGACAAGAAGAAGATTGAGGTGTCAGATATGTACATCAAGGCTTTCAATGGAGAATATCCGGAACAGTTTGTGACCGGGAAGAAATGGTATGAAGATGTCGACACCTTGTTCCTCTGCCACCATGTTAACGGAGACCATTGGGTTGCTCTACGCATTGATTTACGGAAGTCGACAATCCATGTATATGATAGTATTCCGAGTGTGGTGAAGGAACATAAGGATCTGACGGAGGAGTGCAGACCGTTCATGAAAATGATTCCACTGGTGCTTAACAAGATGCTGCCTCCAAATTCGGGAAGGAAGAAGACTGAGCAGCAGTTCGCCTTACGTAGGCACAAGGATGCCCCCCGGAACGATGACCCAGGAGATTGTGGTGTGTACTCTTTGAAGTACATTGAATGTCTTGCTATTGGATGTACTTTTCAGGGCTTGAGTGATACGATCATACCGGAACAAAGAATGAAGTTGGCAGCAGAGATCTATGAAGAGGTGGCCGAGGTTGATGCAGAAGCATGA